From one Prochlorococcus marinus str. MIT 0912 genomic stretch:
- a CDS encoding aminoglycoside phosphotransferase family protein has product MDFEKINLITKNFFERSKVLKIEFIESGLINKTFLIEHLINGKKSKFILQCISNIFESYERININHKLITDHIKNKTKKKHLKSDNHRWETPCLIKCNSNNLFALPFCSDIWRAMEYIDHTISFDILDNNRMAYQTGLGLAKFHRICSDIDLKKLENTIKDFHNTNYYLEQFNMIIKDYNFIKLDVNVKKRVQYLIFSLSNHILYVESLLGYLKRKLIQPSLIHGDPKLSNFLFDIQYKYVVSLIDLDTVSSGYLLTDLADCIRSICNKAGEDPDNIENVYFDINCFKYFLSGYFSITNKNGDYRFDLLPEFIYLLIVELTIRFLNDFLQSNRYFKIKYQTHNLYRAEVQYRLLSSFVTQLPTLSKSLHEIGISSNPTFVSDVQKIV; this is encoded by the coding sequence ATGGATTTTGAAAAAATAAATTTAATTACTAAGAATTTTTTTGAGCGTAGTAAAGTTTTAAAGATAGAATTTATAGAATCTGGCCTTATAAATAAAACGTTTCTTATTGAACATTTAATTAATGGGAAAAAGTCTAAATTTATTTTGCAGTGTATTAGTAATATATTTGAATCCTATGAGAGAATTAATATTAATCATAAATTAATAACTGATCATATTAAAAATAAAACAAAAAAAAAACATCTTAAATCTGATAACCATAGATGGGAGACTCCATGTTTAATTAAGTGCAATTCTAATAATCTTTTTGCGCTCCCTTTTTGTTCAGATATTTGGCGAGCTATGGAATATATAGACCATACTATTAGCTTTGATATTTTAGATAATAATCGAATGGCATATCAAACAGGTCTAGGTCTGGCTAAGTTTCATAGAATATGCTCCGATATCGATCTTAAAAAATTAGAAAATACTATTAAAGATTTTCATAATACAAACTACTATCTAGAACAATTTAATATGATTATTAAAGATTATAATTTCATTAAATTAGATGTTAATGTAAAAAAAAGAGTTCAATATTTAATTTTTAGCTTATCTAATCATATTTTATATGTTGAATCTTTATTAGGATATTTGAAGAGAAAGTTAATACAACCTAGTTTAATACATGGTGATCCTAAGTTAAGTAATTTTCTTTTTGATATTCAATATAAATATGTTGTTTCATTGATTGACCTTGATACGGTATCTTCTGGTTATTTACTTACTGATTTAGCTGATTGTATTCGTTCGATTTGTAACAAGGCCGGTGAGGATCCAGATAATATAGAGAATGTATATTTTGATATTAATTGTTTTAAATATTTTCTTTCAGGTTATTTCTCAATAACTAATAAAAATGGTGATTACAGATTTGATCTCCTTCCCGAATTTATTTATTTGCTAATAGTTGAATTAACTATTAGATTTCTTAACGACTTTTTACAATCAAATAGGTATTTCAAAATAAAATATCAAACTCATAATCTTTACAGAGCTGAGGTTCAATACCGATTACTTTCTAGTTTCGTTACTCAACTTCCTACTTTGTCAAAATCACTGCATGAAATTGGGATTTCTTCAAACCCAACTTTTGTCTCAGATGTACAAAAAATTGTTTAG
- a CDS encoding GMC oxidoreductase, whose translation MINKPYEVIIVGSGATGGMAALTMAKAGVRVLVIERGPELEIKQANGTEPCNMIRRLIGVSTGNYQNQPQHPGFWKSNPLLYANKKANPYTFPAKSPFMWTQGNQVGGRSLTWGGITLRLADEDFEASKDKQYNLEWPISYKDLESHYSEIERFLRVHGNKDDLDQLPNGEYIGNLPFTESEARFASNIKEKLNLPFIHSRGFGANTDKTKWPRFSSLGSTLKEAVRLGKVEILSNQIVDKIVLNKDRKAAKSIIVVNQKNGERSELESKLIILCSSTIQTIRILLSSEESNNSNGLIDPSNSLGKNLMDHISTCRFFTVPIEKNLTNYSDKNNNHLLTGAGSFFIPIGRNRSTKNNYVGGYGIWGGIDRFEPPDILKKYKNTKTGFLIGHGEVLPNHKNTVSLSKSKDAYDISIPHISIVWRENEKRIVSEMNKMIELIINSGKGRIIPVNEILNIPFTKQILSKSVATKNDAPPPGYYIHEVGGAPMGNDKGKSVLDNWNRLWECRNVLVVDGACWPTSSWQSPTLTMMAITKRACEKAIIDFKD comes from the coding sequence ATGATTAACAAGCCATATGAAGTCATAATTGTTGGTTCCGGCGCAACGGGAGGCATGGCTGCCTTAACGATGGCGAAGGCAGGCGTAAGAGTATTAGTAATTGAAAGAGGTCCTGAGCTAGAAATCAAGCAGGCAAACGGGACTGAGCCTTGCAATATGATTCGGAGACTGATAGGAGTATCAACTGGAAATTATCAAAATCAACCTCAACATCCAGGTTTCTGGAAATCAAATCCCTTATTATACGCAAATAAAAAAGCAAATCCATATACATTCCCAGCCAAATCTCCATTCATGTGGACGCAAGGAAATCAAGTTGGTGGAAGGAGCCTTACGTGGGGAGGAATAACCTTAAGATTAGCCGATGAAGATTTTGAAGCCTCAAAAGATAAACAATACAATCTTGAATGGCCTATTAGTTATAAAGATCTTGAGTCACATTATTCAGAAATAGAGAGATTTTTAAGAGTACATGGCAACAAAGATGACCTCGATCAACTACCTAATGGAGAATATATTGGCAACCTTCCATTCACAGAAAGCGAAGCAAGATTCGCTTCCAATATAAAAGAAAAATTAAATCTTCCATTTATACATTCCAGAGGATTTGGAGCCAATACAGATAAAACCAAATGGCCCAGATTTAGTAGTTTAGGCAGTACATTAAAAGAAGCAGTTAGGTTAGGAAAAGTAGAGATACTTTCAAATCAAATTGTAGATAAAATAGTATTAAACAAGGATAGGAAGGCGGCAAAAAGTATTATTGTAGTAAATCAAAAAAATGGAGAGAGAAGTGAGTTAGAAAGTAAATTAATCATCTTATGTTCATCAACCATACAAACAATTAGGATTCTATTAAGTTCCGAAGAAAGTAATAATTCAAATGGTCTAATTGACCCCTCCAATTCATTGGGTAAGAACTTAATGGATCATATATCAACCTGTAGGTTTTTCACTGTCCCAATTGAAAAGAATTTGACTAATTATTCAGATAAAAATAACAATCATCTTTTAACAGGAGCAGGTAGCTTCTTTATCCCAATTGGAAGAAACCGCTCCACTAAAAACAACTATGTTGGAGGATATGGAATTTGGGGAGGAATCGATAGATTTGAGCCTCCAGATATTTTAAAAAAATATAAAAATACAAAAACAGGATTCCTTATTGGTCATGGAGAAGTATTACCTAATCATAAAAACACTGTTTCTCTTTCAAAGAGCAAAGATGCATATGATATTTCCATCCCACACATATCAATAGTTTGGCGTGAAAATGAGAAACGAATAGTCTCGGAAATGAACAAAATGATTGAACTTATTATCAATTCTGGAAAAGGTAGAATTATTCCCGTGAATGAAATCCTAAATATTCCATTTACCAAACAAATTCTAAGTAAATCTGTTGCCACTAAAAATGATGCTCCACCTCCCGGTTATTACATACATGAAGTAGGAGGAGCACCAATGGGAAATGACAAAGGAAAGAGCGTTTTAGACAATTGGAATCGGCTATGGGAATGCAGAAATGTATTGGTAGTTGATGGGGCTTGCTGGCCAACATCATCTTGGCAAAGCCCAACATTAACAATGATGGCTATAACTAAAAGAGCTTGCGAAAAGGCAATTATCGACTTTAAAGATTAA
- a CDS encoding FAD-binding protein: METVNSDFLQSLKSSKPTYRPFLVSSGGTTSRAAADKHWILDLRKQYKNISFDLKKKHVEIEAGVTMGELSSFLQKHKRSFPIGLSGKTGIGYILTGGISPLSRSKGLAIDQIMEVKGFWGNGKEFHFLRPQTKSESTFEWKALCGAAIFLGIITKVKLKTQPLKPILSWTANLSFSQLSECINQAESWPNSLSFQWIYGEDIFAHAIGEVKSTSDESILINLLEKLPFLRNRVIDKFSNLNSLPSLSLGNIKNNNSNHSEVLGLLGPAWQENNPKVLKILKELINKRPNKSCYIASQQLGGLTHLNDLDTSFVHRSAIWKPWINGAWGAYDQSKRKRSLEWMKECWNNLEFICPGIHLAQIHPHLEWHEKELSSAFKDWLPKLQEIKAIYDPGNVMPPLK, from the coding sequence TTGGAAACTGTCAACTCAGATTTTCTCCAATCACTAAAATCATCGAAACCAACTTATAGACCATTTTTAGTATCTAGTGGAGGTACTACAAGCAGAGCCGCCGCAGATAAACATTGGATTTTAGACCTAAGAAAACAATACAAAAACATATCTTTTGATTTAAAAAAAAAGCATGTAGAAATTGAGGCTGGGGTAACGATGGGAGAGTTGTCTTCTTTCTTACAAAAACACAAAAGAAGTTTTCCAATTGGTTTATCTGGAAAGACAGGAATTGGTTATATCTTGACCGGTGGAATAAGTCCACTTAGTAGAAGCAAAGGATTAGCAATAGATCAAATCATGGAGGTTAAAGGTTTTTGGGGAAATGGAAAAGAATTTCACTTTTTACGACCACAGACAAAAAGCGAATCCACTTTTGAATGGAAAGCCCTTTGTGGAGCAGCTATATTTCTTGGCATAATCACAAAAGTAAAGTTAAAAACCCAGCCATTAAAACCAATATTAAGTTGGACAGCAAATCTTTCTTTTTCTCAGCTATCTGAATGTATTAATCAAGCAGAAAGTTGGCCTAACTCACTTAGCTTTCAGTGGATATATGGAGAAGATATCTTTGCTCATGCAATTGGTGAAGTTAAAAGCACCAGTGATGAATCTATCTTGATTAATTTATTAGAAAAATTACCATTCTTGCGAAATCGAGTCATAGATAAATTTTCCAATCTGAACTCTTTACCAAGCTTAAGCTTAGGAAATATTAAAAATAATAATTCAAACCATTCAGAAGTTCTTGGTTTGCTTGGTCCTGCTTGGCAAGAGAATAATCCAAAAGTATTAAAAATCCTCAAAGAGTTAATTAATAAAAGGCCTAACAAAAGTTGTTATATAGCTTCTCAACAACTAGGGGGTTTAACACATTTAAATGATCTTGATACATCATTTGTTCATCGTTCTGCGATCTGGAAACCTTGGATTAATGGGGCTTGGGGAGCCTACGATCAATCAAAGAGAAAAAGATCCCTTGAATGGATGAAAGAGTGTTGGAATAATCTTGAATTTATATGCCCTGGTATTCATCTTGCACAAATACACCCACATTTAGAATGGCATGAAAAAGAATTATCATCGGCATTTAAAGATTGGCTACCAAAATTACAAGAAATCAAAGCCATTTATGATCCAGGGAATGTAATGCCTCCTTTAAAATAG
- a CDS encoding DUF2811 domain-containing protein: MEFNQIETRIDELKSDEVRLCENDLDLMSISLEAEVPEALYVGMKDFISGNQNWDQSKLISSAIANFLFQNGSDDRAVTEKYLNDIFNL; encoded by the coding sequence ATGGAGTTTAATCAAATTGAGACTCGTATTGATGAATTAAAAAGTGATGAGGTTAGGCTCTGTGAAAATGACTTGGACCTAATGTCTATAAGTCTTGAAGCTGAGGTCCCTGAAGCTCTATATGTAGGCATGAAGGATTTTATAAGTGGAAACCAGAATTGGGATCAATCCAAGCTTATTAGCTCAGCTATCGCAAATTTTTTATTTCAAAATGGCTCTGATGATAGGGCTGTTACTGAGAAGTATTTAAATGATATTTTTAATCTTTAA
- a CDS encoding pentapeptide repeat-containing protein, with the protein MFKRLLFFLVSVLFFLSTLPAYAALDYGKQTLIGSDFSNIDLKGATFYLSDLQDADFSGSDLQGASFFDAKLENANLSNTNMRDVTMDAAILNGANLSNSILEGAFAYNAKFENVIIEGADFTDVLIANDVKNKLCSIADGINSVTNKKTSETLDC; encoded by the coding sequence ATGTTTAAACGTCTTCTTTTCTTTCTAGTCTCGGTTTTATTTTTCTTGTCTACTCTGCCAGCTTATGCAGCGCTAGATTATGGGAAGCAAACCTTGATAGGCTCGGATTTCTCTAACATTGATTTGAAAGGGGCGACTTTCTATTTAAGTGATCTCCAAGATGCTGATTTTTCAGGTAGTGATCTTCAAGGAGCTAGCTTTTTTGATGCAAAACTTGAAAACGCTAATCTAAGTAATACAAATATGAGAGATGTAACAATGGATGCAGCCATACTTAACGGTGCAAACCTCTCAAATAGCATATTAGAAGGTGCTTTTGCTTATAATGCTAAATTTGAAAATGTTATTATTGAAGGTGCCGATTTTACTGATGTATTAATTGCGAATGATGTTAAAAACAAGCTATGTAGTATCGCAGATGGGATAAACAGTGTCACCAATAAAAAGACTAGTGAGACATTAGATTGTTAA
- a CDS encoding homoserine O-succinyltransferase, producing MALILPRNYHKISSIEKNHISWIEPELAERQDIRPLRIGILNIMPLGKQYEFNLLHPLGLSPLQIEPIWIRLKSHSYKTWDLEHLKNLYVHWEEAMSPTPLDGLIITGAPVEHLPFEEVNYWKELVNLIEEAKLKCASTLGLCWAGFAMAYMAGVEKNNFNKKLFGVYPMRSLVPGHSLMGTQDDEFLCPQSRYAGLPDTEMEKAERKGNLRLLAHGEKVGYTIFETPDQRQLMHLGHPEYNVDRLRSEMERDKERGDVPPPENFDSTKSNTSWRSHRNLLFQQWLWFCYQRVSLSV from the coding sequence ATGGCTTTAATACTTCCTCGTAATTATCATAAAATTTCATCAATTGAAAAAAATCATATATCATGGATTGAGCCCGAACTAGCAGAAAGACAGGATATTAGACCTCTTAGAATTGGGATATTAAATATCATGCCTTTGGGAAAACAATATGAATTTAATTTATTGCACCCTTTAGGGCTTTCTCCCCTACAAATAGAACCTATATGGATAAGATTAAAATCTCATTCATATAAAACTTGGGATCTAGAACATTTAAAAAATTTATATGTTCATTGGGAGGAAGCAATGTCTCCAACTCCTCTAGATGGGTTGATTATTACTGGTGCGCCTGTGGAGCATCTCCCATTTGAAGAAGTTAATTATTGGAAAGAATTAGTAAATTTAATTGAGGAAGCAAAATTAAAATGTGCTAGTACCTTAGGATTATGTTGGGCTGGTTTTGCAATGGCATATATGGCTGGAGTTGAGAAAAATAATTTCAATAAAAAGCTTTTTGGTGTATACCCAATGAGGAGTCTTGTGCCTGGTCATTCTTTAATGGGAACACAAGATGATGAGTTTCTCTGCCCCCAAAGTAGGTATGCTGGTTTGCCTGATACTGAAATGGAAAAAGCTGAAAGAAAAGGCAATCTAAGATTATTGGCCCATGGGGAAAAAGTAGGTTATACAATTTTTGAAACACCTGATCAAAGGCAATTAATGCACCTAGGACATCCAGAATATAATGTTGATCGATTGAGATCTGAAATGGAAAGAGATAAGGAAAGAGGCGACGTACCTCCTCCAGAAAATTTTGATTCGACTAAATCAAATACCTCATGGCGATCACATAGAAACTTATTATTTCAACAATGGTTGTGGTTCTGTTATCAACGAGTAAGCCTAAGTGTTTAA
- a CDS encoding sirohydrochlorin chelatase, which translates to MISLASTKYKYPPNIGIILCGHGSRDPQAVEEFIKVVNKLKSRIPDIPVVFGFLEFNRPIISEALDQLRNLGVERVIALPAMLFAAGHTKNDIPAVLNMYSAENGLPIQYGRELGLNSMMIGAAGARIQEIIDINQIFPISETLLVVAGRGSSDPDANSNVCKITRMLVEGFGFGWGETVFSGVTFPLVDPGLRHALRLGFKRVILLPYFLFSGVLVSRVRNHSIRVAKDNPDVQFLNASYLSDQDLVIDTFMERLQEVFNGENFMNCALCKYRSNLLGFESEVGYEQISHHDHVEGCLDISPENKEHQHAHEHFPYPNAEHPLGPVTLRSLNQSKI; encoded by the coding sequence TTGATTTCTTTGGCATCAACCAAGTATAAATATCCACCTAATATTGGAATTATTTTATGCGGACATGGGAGTAGAGATCCTCAAGCAGTAGAGGAGTTTATTAAAGTAGTTAATAAACTAAAATCCAGGATACCTGATATTCCAGTTGTATTTGGATTCCTAGAATTTAACCGGCCAATAATAAGTGAGGCCTTAGATCAACTTAGAAATCTGGGAGTGGAGAGAGTAATTGCGTTACCCGCTATGTTATTTGCTGCGGGACATACTAAAAATGATATCCCTGCGGTTTTGAATATGTACTCTGCTGAGAATGGACTGCCCATTCAATATGGTAGAGAACTTGGACTAAACTCTATGATGATTGGAGCAGCAGGTGCAAGAATTCAAGAGATAATTGATATTAATCAAATATTTCCTATTTCTGAAACATTACTTGTAGTAGCAGGGAGAGGCTCATCAGACCCAGATGCTAATTCAAATGTTTGTAAAATTACAAGGATGCTTGTTGAGGGATTTGGTTTTGGATGGGGAGAAACCGTTTTTTCAGGAGTAACATTCCCCCTTGTTGATCCTGGCTTGAGACATGCTCTTAGATTAGGTTTTAAAAGAGTAATTCTTTTACCTTATTTTCTTTTTTCTGGTGTTTTAGTAAGTCGTGTTAGAAATCATTCGATTAGAGTTGCAAAAGATAATCCTGATGTGCAATTTTTAAACGCAAGTTATTTATCAGACCAAGATTTAGTTATTGATACTTTTATGGAAAGACTTCAAGAGGTATTTAATGGAGAAAATTTTATGAATTGTGCTTTATGTAAATATCGCTCTAATTTATTAGGCTTTGAAAGCGAGGTTGGATATGAGCAGATCAGTCACCATGATCATGTAGAGGGCTGTCTAGACATTTCCCCAGAAAACAAAGAGCATCAACACGCTCATGAACATTTTCCTTATCCAAACGCAGAACATCCTTTAGGACCTGTCACGCTTCGCTCTTTAAATCAAAGCAAAATCTAA
- the stpA gene encoding glucosylglycerol 3-phosphatase, whose amino-acid sequence MFKTKEEVIDTIINEKNILIVQDLDGVCIPLVQDPLKREINKEYVKDVSRLKEKFAVLTCGEHEGRRGVNRLVEKALNSKTIAKESGFYLPGLAACGVEYQDRFSNLSYPGLKNSEINFLAEVPKMMRSMLTHELKEFLPNLSDELRNKLIDVAVCDTRFTPTLNFNEIFSFVKNDFQKVKDLQLIMQKIMNNLLENSKHFELDNSFYLHLMPNLGIRDGKEIIKYSTQNEFGTTDIQFIIKGAIKEAGLLLLLNKYIANKTGLYPFGENFNVRNAPKTHNKLIELCRDKIPSDQMPMLIGVGDTVTSVKDNKDNSWLRGGSDRGFLTLIQRLGKSYKKDNQVLFVNSCNDQVLRPRITGTDMRGISDPHDNLKFNMVINDGPKEYIKWFKQLASNF is encoded by the coding sequence ATGTTTAAGACTAAAGAAGAAGTTATTGACACTATAATAAATGAAAAAAATATCCTAATAGTTCAGGATCTTGACGGCGTTTGTATTCCACTAGTACAGGACCCACTCAAAAGGGAAATCAACAAAGAATATGTGAAGGACGTTTCAAGATTAAAAGAGAAGTTTGCAGTACTAACCTGCGGGGAGCATGAAGGCAGAAGAGGAGTTAATCGTTTAGTAGAGAAGGCACTTAATTCAAAAACAATAGCGAAAGAAAGTGGTTTTTACTTACCTGGACTTGCGGCGTGCGGAGTTGAATATCAAGATAGGTTTAGTAATTTATCCTATCCAGGTCTCAAAAATAGTGAGATTAACTTTTTAGCAGAAGTTCCAAAGATGATGCGATCAATGTTAACTCATGAATTAAAAGAATTCTTACCAAACCTTTCAGATGAATTAAGAAATAAATTAATTGATGTAGCTGTATGTGACACACGCTTTACTCCCACTTTAAACTTTAATGAAATTTTTAGCTTCGTTAAAAATGATTTTCAAAAAGTAAAAGATTTGCAATTGATTATGCAAAAAATAATGAATAATTTACTAGAAAATTCTAAACATTTTGAATTAGATAACTCTTTTTACCTGCATTTGATGCCAAACCTAGGAATAAGGGATGGTAAAGAAATAATAAAATATTCCACTCAAAATGAATTCGGGACAACAGATATTCAGTTCATTATCAAGGGTGCAATAAAAGAAGCAGGTCTTTTATTGCTATTAAATAAATACATAGCAAACAAAACTGGCCTTTATCCTTTCGGTGAAAACTTCAACGTCAGGAATGCCCCAAAGACACATAATAAATTAATAGAGCTATGCAGAGATAAAATTCCTAGTGATCAAATGCCAATGCTAATAGGTGTTGGCGATACAGTAACCTCGGTTAAAGATAATAAAGATAATTCTTGGTTAAGAGGTGGAAGTGATAGAGGATTCTTAACTTTGATCCAAAGGCTGGGGAAATCATATAAGAAAGATAATCAGGTTTTATTCGTTAACAGCTGTAACGATCAGGTATTAAGACCAAGAATTACTGGGACTGATATGAGAGGTATTAGTGATCCTCATGATAATTTAAAATTCAATATGGTTATTAACGATGGTCCAAAAGAATATATAAAGTGGTTTAAACAATTAGCTAGTAACTTTTAG
- a CDS encoding O-acetylhomoserine aminocarboxypropyltransferase/cysteine synthase family protein — MTSQRFETLQLHAGQVPDPVTNSRAVPIYQTSSYVFNDVDHGANLFGLKEFGNIYTRLMNPTTDVFEKRIAALEGGVAALATASGQSAQFIAISNFLTAGDSFVSTSFLYGGSYNQFKVQFPRLGINVKFADGDDAESFEKQIDSSTKAIYVESMGNPRFNIPDFEGLSKLAKSKNIPLIVDNTLGAAGALIRPIEHGADVVVQSATKWIGGHGTSLGGVIVDAGTFDWGNGKYPLMSQPSAAYHGLVHWDAFGFGSDICGMLGVPADRNIAFALRARLEGLRDWGPAISPFNSFLLLQGLETLSLRIERHCSNSLSLAKWLDDHSKVENVSYPGLPSDKYHSRASSYMTNRGKGSMLIFSLKGGFDDAVTFINSLKLSSHLANVGDAKTLVIHPASTTHQQLSPEEQLSAGVTPTMVRVSVGIEHIDDILEDFEQALNLI; from the coding sequence TTGACTTCCCAACGATTTGAAACTCTTCAATTGCATGCAGGCCAAGTACCAGACCCTGTTACCAATTCTAGGGCGGTTCCTATTTATCAGACAAGTTCATATGTTTTTAACGATGTAGATCATGGAGCGAACTTATTTGGTTTAAAGGAATTTGGAAATATCTATACACGCTTAATGAATCCTACAACGGATGTTTTTGAAAAAAGAATTGCAGCACTTGAAGGAGGAGTAGCTGCTTTAGCTACAGCATCAGGACAGTCTGCACAATTCATAGCTATTTCAAACTTCCTTACGGCAGGAGATAGCTTTGTATCAACCTCGTTTTTGTATGGTGGTAGCTACAACCAGTTTAAAGTTCAATTTCCACGCTTAGGAATCAATGTCAAGTTCGCTGATGGTGATGATGCAGAAAGCTTTGAAAAACAAATTGATTCATCTACAAAAGCAATTTATGTAGAGTCCATGGGTAATCCTAGGTTTAATATTCCTGATTTTGAGGGGCTCTCGAAATTAGCTAAATCGAAAAATATTCCTTTAATAGTTGATAACACTCTTGGTGCTGCTGGAGCTTTAATTCGGCCTATTGAACATGGGGCAGATGTGGTTGTACAAAGCGCTACAAAATGGATAGGAGGTCATGGAACTAGTCTTGGAGGGGTAATTGTTGATGCAGGAACTTTTGATTGGGGAAATGGAAAATATCCTTTAATGAGTCAACCCAGTGCTGCTTATCATGGTTTGGTTCATTGGGATGCTTTTGGATTTGGGAGTGATATTTGTGGAATGCTTGGAGTTCCTGCAGATCGAAATATTGCTTTTGCTTTAAGAGCTAGGCTAGAGGGATTACGAGATTGGGGGCCTGCAATTAGTCCATTTAATTCATTTTTATTGCTTCAAGGATTAGAAACTTTAAGTTTAAGAATAGAACGACATTGCTCTAATTCCCTTTCATTGGCTAAGTGGTTAGACGATCATTCAAAAGTTGAGAATGTTAGTTATCCAGGATTGCCATCGGATAAATACCATTCAAGAGCTTCTTCTTATATGACCAATAGAGGGAAAGGCTCCATGTTGATTTTCTCTCTCAAAGGTGGTTTTGATGATGCAGTAACGTTTATAAACTCTTTGAAACTTTCCAGTCATCTAGCAAATGTAGGTGATGCAAAGACATTGGTAATTCACCCTGCTTCAACAACTCATCAACAACTATCTCCTGAAGAACAGTTGTCCGCAGGCGTTACTCCGACTATGGTAAGAGTGTCTGTTGGTATAGAACATATTGATGATATTTTGGAGGATTTTGAGCAGGCCCTAAATTTAATTTAA